The following proteins are co-located in the Deinococcus metallilatus genome:
- a CDS encoding branched-chain amino acid ABC transporter permease: MTRPAFKPGLWGWLALFVLAALLPLLKPGGYVLDIAINTMIWAMLAYGLNVMLGYTGLLPLAHAGFFGIGAYAVGILTLKSGWSFWLAWPFAVILCALLGLLLGLVAFRTKGDVFAIFTLGVGVIIQLVINKWDALTGGNEGLNGVPPPQGFLGLDFSKAANFYYVALAALILTVLIVARTRGSVFGRSLVAIRGGEDLARSAGIDVFSHKLRAMMLSTALAGLAGGVYAAYVGFLGSSVTGPTTTFTVLLYLLVGGVGTLAGPLLGTALIYVALQFMKGLQDYQYIVFGPLLVLLVMFAPQGLAGLWDRSRLRRASARTERTVDHA; the protein is encoded by the coding sequence ATGACCCGCCCGGCCTTCAAACCCGGCCTGTGGGGCTGGCTGGCGCTCTTCGTGCTGGCGGCGCTGCTGCCGCTGCTGAAACCCGGCGGCTACGTGCTGGACATTGCCATCAACACCATGATCTGGGCGATGCTGGCCTACGGCCTGAACGTGATGCTGGGCTATACCGGCCTGCTGCCGCTCGCCCACGCGGGCTTTTTCGGGATCGGGGCCTACGCGGTCGGCATCCTGACGCTGAAGAGCGGGTGGAGTTTCTGGCTGGCCTGGCCCTTCGCCGTGATCCTGTGCGCCCTGCTGGGGCTGTTGCTGGGGCTGGTGGCCTTCCGCACGAAGGGAGATGTCTTCGCCATCTTCACGCTGGGCGTCGGGGTGATTATCCAGCTCGTGATCAACAAGTGGGACGCATTGACGGGCGGGAACGAGGGGCTGAACGGCGTGCCGCCCCCGCAGGGCTTCCTGGGCCTCGACTTCTCGAAGGCCGCCAACTTCTATTACGTGGCGCTGGCGGCGCTGATCCTGACGGTCTTGATCGTCGCCCGCACGCGCGGCAGCGTCTTCGGGCGCTCGCTGGTCGCCATCCGGGGCGGCGAGGACCTGGCCCGCAGCGCCGGGATCGACGTTTTTTCCCACAAGCTGCGCGCGATGATGCTCTCGACCGCCCTCGCGGGGCTGGCGGGCGGCGTGTACGCGGCCTATGTGGGCTTCCTGGGATCGAGCGTGACCGGGCCGACCACCACCTTCACGGTGCTGCTGTACCTGCTGGTGGGCGGCGTCGGCACGCTGGCCGGGCCGCTGCTGGGGACGGCGCTGATCTACGTGGCGCTGCAATTCATGAAGGGACTTCAGGACTACCAGTACATCGTGTTCGGACCGCTGCTGGTGCTGCTGGTGATGTTCGCGCCGCAGGGCCTCGCGGGGTTGTGGGACCGTTCCCGCCTGCGCCGGGCGTCCGCCCGCACCGAGAGGACGGTGGACCATGCCTGA
- a CDS encoding ABC transporter ATP-binding protein, producing MPEPGRSAPILEVQDLGIHFGGLHAVRDVTASLPAGQITAIIGPNGAGKSTFFNLISGFYQPTSGRIRFEGQDITRLKTHQVVARGIARTFQTTTIYKELSVLDNAMIGHRVRTRAGLFDALLRTGRERHDEAGSRLGAMRALERVGLAPQAGRPAGALTQEGQKRVGIAMALASDPALLLLDEPAAGMNPEETVNLMSLIRELVTGGLTVALVEHKMSLVMGLADQILVLHHGQKIAQGTPTEVSRDPAVIEAYLGGHAHGGQMGQRTEGGAHA from the coding sequence ATGCCTGAACCTGGACGGAGCGCCCCCATTCTGGAAGTGCAGGACCTCGGCATCCACTTCGGCGGGCTGCACGCCGTCCGCGACGTGACGGCCAGCCTCCCGGCGGGGCAGATCACCGCCATCATTGGGCCGAACGGGGCGGGCAAAAGTACTTTCTTCAACCTGATCTCGGGCTTCTACCAGCCCACCTCGGGCCGCATCCGCTTTGAGGGCCAGGACATCACCCGGCTGAAGACGCATCAGGTGGTCGCGCGCGGCATCGCCCGGACCTTCCAGACGACCACGATCTACAAGGAACTCAGCGTGCTGGACAACGCGATGATCGGTCACCGCGTCCGCACCCGCGCGGGGCTGTTCGACGCGCTGCTGCGGACGGGCCGCGAACGCCACGACGAGGCGGGGAGCCGTCTCGGGGCCATGCGCGCGCTGGAACGGGTGGGGCTGGCGCCGCAAGCGGGGCGACCCGCCGGGGCGCTGACGCAGGAGGGCCAGAAGCGCGTCGGGATCGCGATGGCACTCGCCAGTGATCCCGCCCTGCTGCTGCTGGACGAACCCGCCGCCGGGATGAACCCCGAGGAGACGGTCAACCTGATGAGCCTGATCCGCGAGCTGGTCACGGGTGGCCTGACAGTCGCCCTGGTGGAACACAAGATGAGCCTGGTGATGGGCCTGGCCGACCAGATTCTGGTGCTGCACCACGGCCAGAAGATCGCGCAGGGGACGCCCACCGAAGTCAGCCGCGACCCCGCCGTGATCGAGGCGTACCTGGGCGGCCACGCGCATGGCGGGCAGATGGGCCAGAGGACAGAGGGAGGTGCCCATGCTTGA
- a CDS encoding ABC transporter ATP-binding protein yields the protein MLEVRDLSVNYGPFRALHDVNLTVQQGEIVVLLGANGAGKSTLFRTLSGLQRPSGGTATWNGVPLTGGKPEFNVSHGVSQCPEGRLLFPDLSVEKNLRLGAFVHRRDAAGTARELERVYTLFPALVEKRHAPAGSLSGGQQQMVAIARALMARPELLLLDEPSLGLAPLVVEQVFEAVQRVNEAGVSVLLAEQNAFAALGIAHRGYVLEGGRVSLQGSQGELLGNDRVRSAYLGV from the coding sequence ATGCTTGAGGTCCGCGACCTGAGCGTGAACTATGGCCCCTTCCGGGCGCTGCACGACGTGAACCTGACCGTGCAACAGGGCGAGATCGTGGTGCTGCTGGGGGCGAACGGGGCGGGCAAGAGCACCCTCTTCCGGACGCTGAGCGGCTTGCAGCGGCCCTCGGGGGGCACGGCCACCTGGAACGGCGTGCCGCTGACCGGCGGCAAACCGGAATTCAACGTGTCGCACGGCGTCTCCCAGTGCCCGGAAGGCCGCCTGCTGTTCCCCGACCTCAGCGTGGAGAAGAACCTGCGGCTGGGGGCCTTCGTGCATCGCCGGGACGCGGCCGGGACCGCGCGGGAACTGGAGCGGGTGTATACGCTCTTCCCTGCCCTGGTGGAAAAGCGGCACGCCCCCGCCGGGAGCCTCTCGGGCGGACAGCAGCAGATGGTCGCCATCGCCCGCGCGCTGATGGCCCGCCCGGAGCTGCTGCTGCTGGACGAACCCTCACTGGGCCTCGCGCCGCTGGTCGTCGAGCAGGTCTTCGAGGCCGTGCAGCGGGTGAACGAGGCGGGCGTCAGCGTGCTGCTGGCCGAGCAGAACGCCTTCGCCGCGCTGGGCATCGCGCACCGGGGCTATGTGCTGGAGGGCGGCCGCGTGTCGCTCCAGGGCAGCCAGGGCGAACTGCTGGGGAATGACCGGGTGCGGAGCGCGTACCTGGGGGTGTAG
- the sugE gene encoding quaternary ammonium compound efflux SMR transporter SugE: MAWFLLVIAGLLEVGWAIGLKYTEGFTRPLPTVLTLVSMVASMGLLGLAAKTLPIGTAYGVWVGIGAVGAAILGIVLFREPATPARLVFLALMIVAIIGLKTTSGH; this comes from the coding sequence ATGGCATGGTTTCTGCTCGTGATCGCGGGACTGCTGGAAGTCGGCTGGGCGATTGGCCTGAAGTACACCGAGGGCTTCACGCGCCCGCTCCCCACGGTGCTGACGCTGGTCAGCATGGTCGCCAGCATGGGGTTGCTGGGCCTGGCGGCGAAGACGCTCCCCATCGGCACGGCTTACGGCGTGTGGGTGGGCATCGGAGCGGTCGGCGCGGCGATCCTGGGGATTGTCCTGTTCCGGGAACCCGCCACGCCCGCGCGGCTGGTCTTCCTCGCCCTGATGATCGTGGCGATCATCGGCCTGAAGACGACCAGCGGGCACTGA
- a CDS encoding aldo/keto reductase — MQHRKLRDLDVSALGLGCMGMSEFYGEADENESIRVIHRALDLGVTFLDTADMYGVGRNEELVGRAIRGRRDEVVLATKFGNVRGPGGERLGINGRPEYVRQACDASLKRLGVDHIDLYYQHRVDPQTPIEETVGAMAELVQAGKVRFLGLSEASAGTIRRANAVHPITALQSEYSLWTRDLEEEILPTCRELGIGFVAYSPLGRGFLSGQFRSPEDLPPDDFRRYNPRFQGKNFQKNLHLVEAVQDMARQKGCTPSQLALAWLLAQGDDIVPIPGTKRVRYLEDNLGALDVHLSADDLAQLEAVFPMGAAAGERYPDMSSVNR, encoded by the coding sequence ATGCAACACCGCAAGCTGCGCGACCTGGACGTTTCCGCCCTGGGTCTGGGCTGCATGGGCATGAGCGAGTTCTACGGGGAGGCCGACGAGAATGAGTCCATCCGGGTCATCCACCGGGCGCTCGATCTGGGCGTGACCTTTCTGGACACCGCCGACATGTACGGCGTGGGCCGCAACGAGGAGCTGGTGGGCCGCGCCATCCGGGGCCGCCGGGACGAGGTCGTGCTGGCGACCAAGTTCGGCAACGTGCGGGGACCGGGGGGCGAGCGCCTGGGCATCAATGGCCGCCCGGAGTATGTGAGGCAGGCCTGCGACGCCAGCCTGAAACGGCTGGGCGTGGACCACATCGACCTGTACTACCAGCACCGGGTGGACCCCCAGACGCCCATCGAGGAGACGGTGGGGGCGATGGCCGAACTGGTGCAGGCGGGCAAGGTGCGCTTCCTGGGCCTCTCGGAGGCGTCGGCTGGGACCATCCGCCGCGCCAATGCCGTGCATCCCATCACCGCCCTTCAGAGTGAGTATTCGTTGTGGACCCGCGACCTGGAAGAGGAGATTCTGCCCACCTGCCGCGAACTGGGCATCGGGTTCGTGGCGTACAGCCCACTGGGCCGGGGATTCCTGAGCGGCCAGTTCAGGTCGCCCGAGGACCTGCCCCCGGACGACTTCCGCCGCTACAACCCCCGTTTTCAGGGCAAGAACTTCCAGAAGAACCTGCATCTGGTGGAGGCCGTGCAGGACATGGCCCGCCAGAAAGGCTGCACCCCCTCGCAACTCGCGCTCGCCTGGCTGCTGGCACAGGGGGACGATATCGTGCCAATTCCGGGCACCAAACGGGTGAGGTACCTGGAAGACAACCTGGGCGCGCTGGACGTGCACCTGAGCGCGGACGACCTGGCACAGCTCGAAGCCGTGTTCCCGATGGGCGCGGCGGCCGGGGAGCGTTACCCGGATATGAGCAGCGTCAACCGCTAG
- a CDS encoding flavin monoamine oxidase family protein gives MTTPHPDAPEVIVVGAGLAGLTAARRLTQAGRRVRVLEARGRVGGRTHTLRLPVTGVSVDVGGQWVGPNQPHVMALIRELGLEVFPTHDAGQNLALVLGHRLLYRGLIPPLPPHVLADYALLSGRFEALARRIPKEAPWTAPGAEALDAQTLDTWITRHAHTPQTRALMRLYAGAVFSADAGELSLLHALAYTAHGGGINGHTLTRGNALQDRVLGGAQSIAQRLADGLPDVRLNSPVTRVEQDGAGVTLHTPDGPHRAPHAVLAVPPTLLSGVPFDPPLPPRRAQLQQRLPMGAVIKFLAVYERPFWRDASLSGMAISDTGPVTVTFDNSPPQGAPGVLLGFIEGHDARAPMDRGEEERREAALASLARLSGEAALFPLETVDCNWAAEPYSGGCYGALFGPGTWTGYGQALRAPAGRLHWAGAETARVWMNYMDGAVESGERVAAEVLAAVGLAAAGP, from the coding sequence ATGACCACACCCCACCCAGACGCGCCAGAAGTCATCGTCGTCGGTGCGGGCCTCGCGGGACTCACCGCCGCGCGCAGGCTGACGCAGGCGGGGCGGCGGGTGCGGGTGCTGGAAGCGCGGGGGCGGGTCGGTGGCCGGACGCATACCCTGCGGCTCCCGGTCACGGGCGTGAGCGTGGATGTGGGCGGGCAGTGGGTGGGGCCGAATCAGCCGCACGTGATGGCCCTGATCCGCGAACTGGGGCTGGAGGTGTTTCCCACCCATGACGCCGGGCAGAACCTGGCGCTGGTGCTGGGGCACCGGCTGCTTTACCGGGGCCTGATTCCGCCGCTGCCGCCGCACGTCCTCGCGGACTATGCGCTCCTTTCCGGGCGTTTCGAGGCGTTGGCCCGCCGTATTCCGAAGGAAGCGCCCTGGACGGCCCCCGGCGCGGAAGCCCTGGACGCGCAGACCCTCGATACCTGGATCACCCGCCACGCCCACACCCCGCAGACCCGCGCCCTGATGCGCCTGTACGCCGGGGCGGTGTTCAGCGCGGACGCCGGGGAACTCAGCCTGCTGCACGCCCTGGCCTACACCGCGCACGGGGGCGGCATCAACGGCCACACCCTCACCCGGGGCAACGCCCTGCAAGACCGCGTGCTGGGGGGCGCGCAGAGCATCGCGCAAAGGCTGGCGGACGGGCTGCCCGACGTGCGCCTGAACAGCCCCGTCACGCGGGTGGAACAGGACGGGGCGGGCGTGACCCTCCACACGCCGGACGGCCCGCACCGCGCACCGCACGCCGTCCTCGCCGTGCCCCCGACCCTGCTGTCGGGTGTCCCCTTCGACCCCCCGCTGCCCCCCCGCCGCGCGCAGCTCCAGCAGCGGCTGCCGATGGGCGCCGTCATCAAGTTCCTGGCCGTGTACGAGCGGCCCTTCTGGCGGGACGCGAGCCTCAGTGGCATGGCGATCAGCGACACGGGGCCGGTGACGGTCACCTTCGACAACAGCCCGCCCCAGGGGGCACCGGGCGTGCTGCTGGGGTTTATCGAGGGGCATGACGCCCGCGCCCCGATGGACCGGGGCGAGGAGGAACGCCGGGAGGCGGCCCTCGCCAGCCTCGCGCGGCTGTCCGGGGAGGCGGCGCTGTTCCCGCTGGAAACGGTGGATTGCAACTGGGCCGCCGAACCCTACAGCGGCGGCTGTTACGGCGCCCTGTTTGGCCCCGGCACCTGGACCGGTTACGGCCAGGCCCTGCGCGCTCCCGCAGGCCGCCTGCACTGGGCCGGAGCGGAAACGGCCCGGGTATGGATGAATTACATGGACGGCGCTGTCGAGAGTGGCGAGCGCGTGGCGGCGGAAGTGCTGGCTGCGGTGGGGCTGGCTGCGGCGGGGCCTTGA
- a CDS encoding acetyl-CoA carboxylase carboxyltransferase subunit alpha: MTTDTLSKLEERVRDLEATARETGQNLDAALTPLKAEVERLRAERSANLSRWDRVQLARTAGRPTALDYVERLCTDFTELHGDRAYGDDPALIGGPARWQGTPVMLLLQQKGRDTKSKIKRRFGSANPEGYRKAVRLMDLADRFGLPVVALIDTQGAYPGIEAEERGQGWAIAESIQRMVRLRVPAVCAVIGEGGSGGALAIGVGNRVLIQENAWYSVISPEGAASIIWKDAGKAPEAAEALKLTAPDLLDLGIVEEVIPEPVGGAHLDVDAAARALGEAVSRNLADLAGLDGDELRAQRAERFRGLGAYSEV; this comes from the coding sequence GTGACCACCGACACGCTGAGCAAGCTCGAAGAGCGGGTGCGCGACCTGGAGGCCACCGCCCGCGAAACCGGGCAGAACCTCGACGCGGCCCTGACGCCCCTCAAGGCCGAGGTGGAGCGCCTGCGGGCCGAGCGCAGCGCCAACCTGTCCCGCTGGGACCGGGTGCAGCTCGCCCGCACGGCGGGACGGCCGACCGCCCTCGATTACGTCGAGCGGCTGTGCACCGACTTCACTGAGCTGCACGGCGACCGGGCTTACGGCGACGACCCCGCGCTGATCGGCGGCCCGGCACGCTGGCAGGGCACGCCCGTCATGCTGCTGCTCCAGCAGAAGGGCCGCGACACCAAGAGCAAGATCAAGCGCCGCTTCGGCAGCGCCAACCCCGAGGGCTACCGCAAGGCCGTGCGCCTGATGGACCTGGCCGACCGCTTCGGGCTGCCGGTCGTCGCGCTGATCGACACCCAGGGCGCCTACCCCGGCATCGAGGCCGAGGAGCGCGGCCAGGGCTGGGCGATTGCCGAGAGCATCCAGCGCATGGTGCGCCTGCGGGTGCCCGCCGTCTGCGCCGTGATCGGGGAGGGCGGCTCGGGCGGCGCGCTCGCCATCGGCGTGGGGAACCGGGTGCTGATTCAGGAGAACGCCTGGTACTCGGTGATCTCGCCCGAGGGCGCCGCCAGCATCATCTGGAAGGACGCGGGCAAGGCCCCCGAGGCCGCCGAGGCGCTCAAGCTCACCGCCCCCGATCTGCTGGACCTCGGCATTGTGGAGGAAGTCATCCCCGAGCCGGTTGGCGGCGCCCACCTGGACGTGGACGCCGCCGCCCGGGCGCTGGGCGAGGCGGTCAGCCGGAATCTCGCGGACCTCGCCGGGCTGGACGGCGACGAGTTGCGGGCGCAGCGGGCCGAGCGGTTCCGGGGGCTGGGGGCCTATAGCGAAGTGTAG
- the accD gene encoding acetyl-CoA carboxylase, carboxyltransferase subunit beta → MALDRFFRRRRPQPQAGTDLPDLWTQCPQCKQGLYNRDLEASSFVCPKCGHHFRLDAGQRLDVLLDEGSFRQQSGRIHPTDPLDFQDTEPYPDRLARAQKKTGRPDAILTGTGTIEGIPVTVAAMDFAFSGGSMGSVVGEEIARAAERAAEAGTPLVLVAASGGARMQESALSLMQMAKTTVALEGLAARGLPYVSILSDPTTGGVTASFATIADVIIAEPGALIGFAGPRVIQQTIRQHLPEGFQRAEFLLSHGMVDDVVDRREHRAYLSRLLGVLTRREVSA, encoded by the coding sequence ATGGCGCTCGACCGTTTTTTCCGCAGACGCCGCCCGCAGCCGCAGGCGGGGACCGATCTGCCGGACCTCTGGACCCAGTGCCCCCAGTGCAAGCAGGGGCTGTACAACCGTGACCTCGAAGCGAGCAGCTTCGTCTGCCCCAAGTGCGGGCACCATTTCCGCCTCGACGCGGGGCAGCGTCTGGACGTGCTGCTGGACGAGGGGTCGTTCCGGCAGCAGTCGGGCCGCATTCACCCGACCGACCCGCTGGACTTTCAGGACACCGAACCCTACCCGGACCGGCTGGCCCGTGCCCAGAAAAAGACGGGTCGCCCCGACGCGATCCTGACCGGCACCGGCACCATCGAGGGGATTCCGGTGACCGTCGCGGCGATGGATTTCGCCTTCAGTGGCGGCAGCATGGGCAGCGTGGTCGGGGAGGAGATCGCCCGCGCCGCCGAACGGGCCGCCGAGGCGGGGACGCCCCTCGTGCTGGTCGCGGCGAGTGGCGGGGCCAGGATGCAGGAGAGTGCGCTCTCGCTGATGCAGATGGCGAAGACGACCGTCGCGCTGGAAGGCCTCGCCGCCAGGGGCCTGCCCTACGTCAGCATCCTCAGCGACCCGACGACCGGGGGCGTGACCGCCTCCTTCGCCACCATCGCGGACGTGATCATCGCGGAGCCGGGGGCCTTGATCGGCTTTGCCGGGCCGCGCGTCATTCAGCAGACCATCCGCCAGCACCTCCCCGAGGGGTTCCAGCGGGCGGAGTTCCTGCTCTCGCACGGCATGGTGGATGACGTGGTGGACCGCCGCGAGCACCGCGCCTACCTCTCGCGGCTGCTGGGCGTGCTGACCCGGCGGGAGGTGAGCGCGTGA
- a CDS encoding LapA family protein: MRTIVLIIIVVLAVLFAILNRHALMFGHTLNLGFATYQNVPLGLILLLTALVLALVFYFWAGVAGLRAQADSARLLRDMEALRVNLDSQESSRFAQLQSYIDERFNVLGSGAATPGHAELDALNARIDALQRDMNVQLAQIDDYLKRRLG, encoded by the coding sequence ATGCGGACAATCGTCCTGATCATCATCGTCGTTCTTGCCGTGCTGTTCGCGATTCTGAACCGGCACGCGCTGATGTTCGGACACACCCTGAATCTGGGCTTCGCCACCTACCAGAACGTGCCGCTGGGCCTGATCCTGCTGCTGACGGCGCTGGTGCTGGCGCTGGTCTTCTACTTCTGGGCGGGGGTTGCGGGCCTGCGGGCACAGGCGGACAGCGCGCGGCTGCTGCGCGACATGGAGGCGCTGCGGGTGAACCTCGACAGCCAGGAAAGCAGCCGCTTCGCGCAGCTCCAGTCCTATATCGACGAGCGGTTCAACGTGCTGGGGAGCGGGGCGGCGACCCCAGGCCATGCCGAACTGGACGCCCTGAATGCCCGCATCGATGCCCTCCAGCGCGACATGAACGTGCAACTGGCGCAGATCGACGATTACCTCAAGCGCCGCCTGGGGTGA
- a CDS encoding thymidine phosphorylase, protein MTAALNVPDLIRKKRDGEVHTRAELEALVLGYTRGEVPDYQISAWLMAVYLRGMTPQETADLTRVMAESGEQLDLAGLPRTVDKHSTGGVGDKTSLILTPMLAALGLTVAKMSGRGLAHTGGTIDKLESFPGWTPELSEEQFLAQAREIGLALVGQSRDLAPADGKLYALRDVTATVDCLPLIASSIMSKKLASGAHTVVLDVKVGAGAFMRTLDDGRALARAMVDIGTRASRLVRAVLTDMDTPLGHMAGNSLEVQEALATLRGEGPADLTELCVALAVEALAAYGEDEGQAEARARATLRDGSALAKFRAFVAAQGGDATLVDHPERLDVAPGRAEVTAPSSGFVERVDALAVGRAVLALGGGRERKGEPIDHGVGVELLKKPGEAVQAGQAVLRLYHRGGRGLGAARSLLEAGLSVSETPPSPEPLILDRVN, encoded by the coding sequence ATGACCGCTGCCCTGAACGTTCCCGACCTGATCCGCAAGAAACGCGACGGCGAGGTGCACACCCGCGCCGAACTCGAAGCCCTGGTGCTGGGCTACACGCGCGGCGAGGTGCCCGACTACCAGATCAGCGCCTGGCTGATGGCCGTGTATCTGCGGGGCATGACGCCGCAGGAAACGGCCGACCTGACGCGGGTGATGGCCGAAAGCGGCGAGCAGCTCGACCTGGCCGGGTTGCCGCGCACGGTGGACAAGCACTCGACGGGCGGTGTGGGCGACAAGACCAGCCTGATCCTCACACCGATGCTGGCGGCGCTGGGCCTCACCGTCGCCAAGATGAGCGGACGTGGCCTGGCGCACACCGGCGGCACCATCGACAAGCTCGAAAGTTTCCCCGGCTGGACCCCCGAGCTGTCCGAGGAGCAGTTTCTCGCCCAGGCCCGCGAGATCGGCCTCGCGCTGGTGGGGCAGTCCAGGGACCTCGCGCCCGCCGACGGCAAGCTGTACGCGCTGCGCGACGTGACGGCAACCGTGGATTGCCTGCCCCTGATCGCCAGCAGCATCATGAGCAAGAAACTCGCTTCGGGCGCGCATACAGTCGTGCTGGACGTGAAGGTTGGCGCCGGGGCCTTCATGCGGACGCTGGACGATGGCCGCGCCCTGGCCCGCGCGATGGTGGACATCGGCACGCGGGCCTCTCGATTGGTGCGGGCCGTGCTGACCGATATGGACACGCCGCTGGGCCATATGGCCGGAAACAGTCTGGAGGTGCAGGAGGCCCTCGCCACCCTGCGCGGTGAGGGTCCCGCCGACCTCACCGAACTGTGCGTGGCGCTGGCGGTGGAGGCGCTGGCGGCCTACGGGGAGGACGAGGGGCAGGCCGAAGCCCGTGCCCGCGCGACTCTGCGAGACGGCTCGGCATTGGCGAAATTCCGCGCCTTCGTCGCCGCGCAGGGGGGAGACGCGACGCTGGTGGATCACCCCGAACGGCTGGACGTGGCCCCGGGCCGCGCCGAGGTGACGGCTCCTTCCTCCGGCTTCGTGGAACGGGTGGACGCTCTGGCGGTGGGCCGCGCCGTCCTCGCGCTGGGCGGCGGGCGCGAACGCAAGGGCGAGCCGATTGACCACGGCGTCGGCGTGGAACTGCTCAAAAAACCCGGCGAGGCGGTGCAGGCGGGCCAGGCCGTGCTGCGCCTGTACCACAGAGGCGGCCGGGGGCTGGGCGCGGCACGCAGCTTGCTGGAAGCGGGCCTCAGCGTGAGCGAGACGCCCCCCTCCCCGGAGCCGCTGATTCTGGACCGGGTGAACTGA
- a CDS encoding low affinity iron permease family protein, with translation MNVPRTTTFPRRHRLEARFQSFSRRIADFTGTASSFTLALLAILVWAVTGPLFHFSDAWQLVINTGTTIVTFLMVFLIQNAQNEDTRELHAKLDAVLQELRAERGMVHDPELLQLTPDEILEEVRAGEG, from the coding sequence ATGAACGTGCCACGGACAACCACCTTTCCACGCCGCCACCGCCTGGAGGCCCGGTTCCAGAGCTTCTCGCGGCGCATCGCGGACTTCACCGGCACGGCCTCCTCGTTCACGCTGGCGCTGCTGGCGATCCTGGTGTGGGCCGTCACCGGGCCGCTGTTTCACTTCTCGGACGCCTGGCAACTGGTGATCAACACCGGCACCACCATCGTCACCTTCCTGATGGTCTTTCTGATTCAGAACGCCCAGAACGAGGACACCCGCGAGCTGCACGCCAAACTCGACGCGGTGTTGCAGGAACTGCGCGCCGAGCGCGGCATGGTCCACGACCCCGAACTGCTGCAACTCACCCCCGACGAGATTCTGGAAGAGGTGCGCGCGGGGGAGGGCTGA
- a CDS encoding (4Fe-4S)-binding protein, with translation MTGPDAQPDSPAAPLTRGKAYTGEGVTVYFDAARCIHVANCVRGLPQVFRPRERPWVQAWNAPAEQVAAVVRTCPTGALHYVLEGGPAETPDQPTTVTPVTDGPLNIRGDLVIKTPGGEMREVRAALCRCGASHNKPFCDGTHAKIGWSSADVGGGGEAPRSQRGDDRPGEGQRADGAQTLEEK, from the coding sequence ATGACCGGACCCGACGCCCAGCCTGATTCCCCGGCGGCCCCCCTCACCCGCGGCAAGGCCTACACGGGCGAAGGCGTGACCGTGTATTTCGACGCGGCCCGCTGCATCCATGTCGCCAACTGCGTGCGGGGTCTGCCGCAGGTCTTCCGCCCCAGGGAGCGGCCCTGGGTGCAGGCCTGGAACGCGCCCGCCGAGCAGGTGGCGGCGGTGGTGCGGACCTGCCCGACCGGGGCACTCCACTACGTGCTGGAGGGCGGCCCCGCCGAGACGCCCGACCAGCCCACCACCGTCACGCCCGTGACGGACGGTCCCCTCAACATTCGCGGCGACCTCGTCATCAAGACGCCAGGGGGGGAGATGCGTGAGGTCCGCGCGGCGCTGTGCCGCTGCGGGGCGAGCCACAACAAGCCCTTCTGCGACGGCACCCACGCCAAGATCGGCTGGAGCAGTGCCGATGTGGGGGGCGGGGGAGAGGCGCCCCGCAGCCAGCGTGGCGACGACCGGCCCGGCGAGGGCCAGCGGGCGGACGGGGCGCAGACGCTGGAGGAGAAGTGA